Proteins from a genomic interval of Treponema brennaborense DSM 12168:
- the glmS gene encoding glutamine--fructose-6-phosphate transaminase (isomerizing): MCGIVGYVGARQATPVLVNALKKLEYRGYDSAGIAVLQDEDIVVRKAKGALKFLERKIAAETIRGSIGIGHTRWATHGEPSDINSHPHTDVSGRIAIVHNGIIENYARLKEWLQSRGVVFRSQTDTEVIAHLINYYYEGDIFSAVLQALQRLEGSYALGVLCRDFPDRIIAVRKDSPLVVGLGQGENLLASDVPALLEYTREVYFLEDRELAVLYTDHVDLFTAQGEKIIRAPYHVDWDLDSAEKGGFEHFMLKEIHEQPKALRDTLTPRITKEADGTRSIRFDEVAIDGAAWKNAKRIVITACGTAYHAGVVGKYAFEHFVRIPVEVDIASEYRYRDPVFDPSDVFIVISQSGETADTLAAVRLARSAGAKILAVTNAVGSTLSREADLVLYTWAGPEIAVASTKAFTTQLTCLYLLALKMAEVRGSLSHEQLQPLTAELEALPAKAERILANKEIIQKFAARQFNKNKVFFMGRLFDYAISLESALKLKEISYTHSEAFAAGELKHGPIALVDESTLIVATATQRALFDKIASNIIEVASRGASSLVITQDQNGYFADCADETFVIPDVSDVFSPIISIIPAQLFAYYCAVQRGNDPDKPRNLAKSVTVE; this comes from the coding sequence ATGTGTGGAATCGTAGGATACGTAGGCGCCCGGCAAGCTACGCCGGTGCTCGTAAACGCACTCAAAAAGCTCGAATACCGCGGATATGATTCCGCCGGAATCGCCGTTCTTCAGGACGAAGACATCGTCGTACGAAAAGCGAAGGGTGCGCTCAAATTTCTGGAACGGAAAATCGCCGCCGAAACGATACGCGGCTCGATCGGTATCGGACACACCCGCTGGGCAACGCACGGCGAACCGTCCGACATAAACTCGCATCCGCATACGGACGTGTCCGGGCGCATCGCGATCGTTCACAACGGCATTATCGAAAACTATGCGCGGCTCAAAGAATGGCTGCAGTCGCGCGGCGTCGTGTTCCGCAGTCAGACCGATACCGAAGTCATCGCGCACCTGATAAACTATTACTACGAAGGCGATATTTTTTCCGCCGTACTGCAAGCGCTGCAGCGGCTCGAAGGTTCCTACGCGCTCGGCGTACTGTGCCGCGATTTTCCCGACCGGATAATCGCCGTCCGCAAAGACAGCCCGCTCGTCGTCGGGCTCGGTCAGGGAGAAAATCTGCTGGCGTCAGACGTACCGGCGCTGCTCGAATACACCCGCGAAGTGTATTTTCTTGAAGACCGGGAACTGGCCGTATTATATACCGATCACGTCGATCTGTTTACTGCGCAAGGAGAAAAAATCATCCGCGCGCCGTATCACGTCGATTGGGATTTGGATTCGGCGGAAAAAGGCGGATTCGAGCATTTCATGCTCAAAGAAATCCACGAGCAGCCCAAAGCGCTTCGCGACACGCTGACGCCGCGCATCACTAAAGAAGCCGACGGAACGCGCTCTATCCGCTTCGACGAAGTCGCGATAGACGGCGCGGCCTGGAAAAACGCAAAGCGCATCGTAATCACCGCGTGCGGTACCGCGTATCACGCGGGCGTCGTCGGCAAATACGCGTTCGAGCACTTCGTGCGCATTCCGGTGGAAGTCGACATTGCGTCCGAATATCGGTACCGCGATCCCGTGTTCGACCCGAGCGACGTTTTCATCGTCATCAGCCAGTCGGGAGAAACGGCCGACACGCTCGCAGCCGTACGGCTGGCGAGATCCGCCGGAGCAAAAATTCTTGCGGTGACGAACGCGGTCGGCTCCACGCTTTCACGGGAAGCCGACTTGGTTCTGTACACTTGGGCGGGGCCGGAAATCGCCGTCGCGTCTACGAAGGCGTTCACCACTCAGCTGACGTGCCTGTATCTGCTCGCACTCAAAATGGCGGAAGTTCGCGGCAGTCTTTCGCACGAACAGCTCCAGCCGCTCACCGCGGAATTGGAAGCGCTTCCGGCAAAAGCGGAACGGATACTGGCCAATAAGGAAATCATCCAGAAATTCGCCGCCCGGCAGTTCAACAAAAACAAAGTGTTTTTTATGGGCCGCCTGTTCGACTACGCGATCAGCCTTGAAAGCGCGCTCAAACTGAAAGAAATAAGCTATACTCATTCGGAAGCGTTCGCCGCGGGAGAACTTAAACACGGCCCCATCGCGCTCGTAGACGAATCGACCCTGATCGTCGCGACGGCAACGCAACGCGCGCTCTTCGACAAAATCGCCTCGAATATAATCGAAGTGGCCTCGCGCGGCGCATCGTCGCTCGTCATTACGCAAGATCAGAACGGTTATTTTGCCGACTGTGCGGATGAAACGTTCGTGATACCCGACGTGAGCGACGTCTTTTCACCGATAATTTCAATCATACCGGCGCAGCTGTTCGCGTATTACTGCGCCGTGCAGCGCGGCAACGATCCGGATAAACCCCGCAACTTGGCAAAAAGCGTCACGGTTGAATGA
- a CDS encoding glutamate synthase, giving the protein MQRISAGTIHFSELDERIRSCADSDIIVDDCTGQRYIASGLSGKRISVNGIPGNALGSYLDGCDITVNGNVQDATGDTMNGGTIVVHGNAGDATGYAMRGGGIYVRGNTGYRAGIHMKAFKEQQPAVVIGGKAGSFLGEYQAGGTIIVLDLEPPKTVDGKRVLGSPAERPITGAFCATGMHGGAIYLRTDTPPQLPSQIMIDTAKGKNIPEIAAYIDRFCEYFPDVNKSRILSSTFCILKANTKNPYKQMYTHN; this is encoded by the coding sequence ATGCAGCGTATAAGTGCGGGAACCATACATTTTTCCGAATTGGACGAACGGATCCGCTCGTGCGCGGATAGCGATATCATCGTAGACGATTGTACGGGGCAGCGGTATATTGCGAGCGGATTGAGCGGAAAGCGCATATCCGTCAACGGTATTCCCGGAAACGCGCTCGGTTCGTACCTCGACGGCTGCGACATAACGGTGAACGGCAACGTGCAGGACGCGACGGGCGACACGATGAACGGCGGAACAATCGTCGTTCACGGAAACGCCGGCGACGCGACCGGTTACGCCATGCGCGGCGGCGGAATCTACGTTCGCGGCAACACCGGCTACCGCGCCGGAATTCACATGAAAGCGTTCAAGGAGCAGCAGCCCGCCGTCGTTATCGGCGGTAAGGCCGGCAGTTTTCTGGGCGAATATCAGGCCGGCGGAACGATCATCGTACTCGACCTTGAACCGCCCAAAACGGTCGACGGCAAGCGGGTGCTCGGTTCTCCTGCGGAACGCCCCATAACCGGCGCGTTCTGCGCGACCGGTATGCACGGCGGCGCAATCTATTTGCGTACCGACACGCCGCCCCAGCTGCCTTCCCAAATCATGATCGACACGGCGAAAGGCAAGAATATTCCGGAGATCGCGGCGTACATAGATCGGTTCTGCGAATATTTTCCCGACGTGAACAAGAGCCGGATATTATCGTCGACGTTCTGCATTTTGAAAGCGAACACGAAAAATCCGTACAAGCAGATGTACACGCACAATTAG
- a CDS encoding NAD(P)/FAD-dependent oxidoreductase, with translation MNYVIIGNAAAAVGCVEGIRQIDGKGKITVISAEPYHTYSRPLISYLLMGATTEERMNYRPSDFYKKNKCTLLKGRTAEKIDAAAKTVVLDGGETLAYDKLLVAAGSRPFVPPMEGLESLGGSFTFMTLESAKKLGKVLSRKKRVLIIGAGLIGMKCAEGIAERCGSVTVVEMAPRVLPAVLDAEGAAIIQKQMESRGISFILGDSVKRFSSDGTTYGGKALLNGGSEIAFDVLVTAVGVRPNTALVSDAGGDVGKGITVDSCCRTSLPDVFAAGDCTESDDITCAQRRILALLPNAYMQGETAGIVMASGTASYDNAMPVNAAGFFGLHLVTAGSYTGETLDVPAPGCAYRRFFVQDDLLKGFIIIGDTDRAGIYTSLIRNKVPLSSIDFELIKIHPALMAFGKAKRAEMLSAAAPAEEGA, from the coding sequence ATGAATTACGTTATTATCGGTAACGCGGCCGCGGCCGTCGGCTGTGTCGAAGGTATCAGACAGATTGACGGAAAAGGAAAGATAACGGTGATTTCGGCGGAACCGTATCACACGTATTCGCGCCCGCTCATTTCTTATTTGCTGATGGGGGCGACGACGGAAGAACGCATGAACTACCGTCCGTCCGATTTTTATAAAAAGAACAAATGTACGCTGCTCAAAGGGCGCACTGCGGAAAAAATAGACGCTGCGGCAAAAACCGTCGTGCTCGACGGCGGTGAAACGCTTGCGTACGACAAACTGCTCGTTGCTGCCGGCTCGCGTCCGTTCGTTCCGCCGATGGAAGGTCTCGAATCGCTCGGCGGTTCGTTTACGTTCATGACGCTCGAAAGTGCCAAAAAACTCGGAAAGGTGTTGTCCCGGAAGAAGCGCGTGCTGATTATCGGCGCGGGATTGATCGGTATGAAATGTGCCGAAGGCATTGCCGAACGGTGCGGTTCGGTGACGGTCGTCGAAATGGCTCCGCGCGTACTGCCGGCCGTGCTCGACGCCGAGGGAGCCGCAATCATTCAGAAGCAAATGGAAAGCCGCGGTATTTCTTTCATTTTGGGCGATAGTGTTAAACGGTTTTCATCCGACGGAACGACGTACGGCGGAAAAGCGCTTTTGAACGGCGGCAGTGAAATCGCGTTCGACGTGCTGGTTACCGCCGTCGGCGTGCGTCCGAACACGGCGCTGGTATCCGATGCCGGCGGAGACGTGGGAAAAGGCATCACGGTAGATTCCTGTTGCCGCACGAGCCTTCCCGACGTGTTCGCCGCAGGCGACTGTACCGAAAGCGACGACATCACCTGTGCTCAGCGCCGCATTCTCGCGCTGCTGCCGAACGCGTACATGCAGGGCGAAACGGCCGGCATCGTAATGGCAAGCGGAACGGCTTCATACGATAACGCCATGCCCGTGAACGCGGCGGGATTTTTCGGGTTGCATCTGGTAACTGCCGGATCGTATACGGGCGAAACGCTCGACGTGCCGGCTCCCGGCTGTGCGTATCGTAGGTTTTTCGTGCAGGACGATCTGCTCAAAGGATTCATCATTATCGGCGATACGGATCGGGCGGGTATTTACACGTCGCTGATCAGAAATAAGGTGCCGCTTTCGTCCATAGATTTTGAATTGATCAAAATCCATCCGGCGCTGATGGCGTTCGGTAAGGCGAAACGGGCCGAAATGCTTTCCGCGGCAGCTCCCGCGGAAGAAGGAGCGTAA